One genomic window of Roseateles sp. DAIF2 includes the following:
- a CDS encoding PAS domain-containing sensor histidine kinase: MDSLRNKRLEQALHAAEANFRYLADNLPGLMFQYVLWPDGQDAIYEMSPRCLELLELEPAEVERDVARLWGLVAPTDRAALRASLLRSARELTPWHVEFRLVTPSGRRLWLQGAGRPQPRQDGTVLWHALLLDISAARQAEQALQDSESRFRALLEGVEKVSVQGYDAQRRVIFWNAASEQLYGFSKAEALGRQLEELIIPPPMRPFVIEATREWLASGKVSTPAEELVLQHKNGSPVHVFSSHTMQRNSHGEAELYCVDIDLGERVQAEARRQELETQLREAQKLEAMGRLAGGIAHDFNNILGAVLGNVALALEQLPASHPASTHLGLIRIGGERARSLVQQILAFSRRQPQELRAVRLQPLVQESLALLRAATPAGVQLELNLCEEPLFVRADATQIQQVLMNLCTNAWHALDGRPGTVEVGLAAERLAGAAPRVHLWVRDDGKGMDQITRSHLFEPFFTTKPQGQGTGLGLAVAHGIVLAHQGEIQVDSTPGQGSCFHLYLPLLDWDGPATEPAPLLDLEGRGEGQHIVYVDDDEVMRLTVQGLLLRQGYRVSLAGDAAQALTLVAAGDVDLLVSDYNMPGTTGLALARELRSRAPALPVLISSGHITEELRAQARLLGLPGLLQKEKTLEDLAGLVQRVLG, translated from the coding sequence ATGGACAGCTTGCGCAACAAGCGGCTGGAGCAGGCGCTGCATGCGGCGGAAGCCAACTTCCGTTATCTGGCCGACAACCTGCCCGGCCTGATGTTCCAGTATGTGTTGTGGCCCGACGGCCAGGACGCCATCTACGAGATGAGCCCGCGCTGCCTGGAGCTGCTGGAGCTGGAGCCGGCCGAGGTGGAGCGCGATGTCGCGCGGCTGTGGGGCCTGGTGGCGCCCACCGACCGGGCGGCGCTGCGCGCCTCGCTGTTGCGCTCGGCGCGCGAGCTGACGCCCTGGCATGTGGAGTTCCGCCTCGTCACGCCCTCTGGCCGGCGCCTGTGGCTGCAGGGCGCGGGGCGGCCGCAGCCGCGCCAGGACGGCACGGTGCTGTGGCATGCGCTGCTGCTGGACATCAGTGCCGCGCGCCAGGCCGAGCAGGCGCTGCAGGACAGCGAGAGCCGCTTTCGTGCGCTGCTGGAGGGGGTCGAGAAGGTTTCGGTACAGGGTTATGACGCGCAGCGCCGCGTGATCTTCTGGAACGCGGCCAGCGAGCAGCTCTACGGTTTCAGCAAGGCCGAGGCGCTGGGCCGGCAGCTGGAGGAGCTGATCATCCCGCCGCCGATGCGCCCCTTTGTGATCGAGGCGACGCGCGAATGGCTGGCCTCGGGCAAGGTCTCGACGCCGGCCGAGGAGCTGGTGCTGCAGCACAAGAACGGCAGCCCGGTGCATGTGTTCTCCAGCCACACGATGCAGCGCAACAGCCATGGCGAGGCCGAGCTGTACTGCGTCGATATCGACCTCGGCGAGCGGGTGCAGGCCGAAGCGCGGCGCCAGGAGCTGGAGACCCAGCTGCGCGAGGCGCAGAAGCTCGAGGCCATGGGCCGTCTGGCCGGCGGCATCGCGCATGACTTCAACAACATCCTCGGCGCGGTGCTCGGCAATGTGGCGCTGGCGCTGGAGCAGCTGCCGGCCAGCCACCCGGCGTCCACCCATCTGGGCCTGATCCGCATCGGCGGCGAGCGCGCGCGCAGCCTGGTGCAGCAGATCCTGGCCTTCAGCCGCCGCCAGCCGCAGGAGCTGCGCGCGGTGCGCCTGCAGCCGCTGGTGCAGGAGAGCCTGGCCCTGCTGCGCGCGGCGACGCCGGCGGGCGTGCAGCTGGAGCTGAACCTGTGCGAGGAGCCGCTGTTCGTGCGCGCCGACGCGACCCAGATCCAGCAGGTGCTGATGAATCTGTGCACCAACGCCTGGCATGCGCTGGACGGCCGGCCCGGAACCGTCGAGGTCGGCCTGGCGGCCGAGCGCCTGGCCGGCGCCGCGCCGCGCGTGCATCTGTGGGTGCGCGACGACGGCAAGGGCATGGACCAGATCACCCGCAGCCATCTGTTCGAGCCCTTCTTCACCACCAAGCCGCAGGGCCAGGGCACCGGTCTCGGTCTGGCGGTGGCGCATGGCATCGTGCTGGCCCACCAGGGCGAGATCCAGGTCGACAGCACGCCGGGCCAGGGCAGCTGCTTCCATCTCTACCTGCCGCTGCTGGACTGGGACGGCCCGGCCACCGAGCCCGCGCCGCTGCTCGACCTGGAAGGGCGGGGCGAGGGCCAGCATATCGTCTATGTGGACGACGACGAGGTGATGCGCCTGACCGTGCAGGGGCTGCTGCTGCGCCAGGGCTACCGGGTCAGCCTGGCCGGCGACGCCGCGCAAGCCCTGACCCTGGTCGCGGCGGGCGACGTGGACCTGCTGGTCAGCGACTACAACATGCCCGGCACCACCGGCCTGGCCCTGGCGCGCGAGCTGCGTTCGCGCGCGCCGGCGCTGCCGGTGCTGATCAGCTCCGGCCATATCACCGAGGAGCTGCGCGCCCAGGCGCGCCTGCTGGGCCTGCCGGGCCTGCTGCAGAAGGAGAAGACGCTGGAGGATCTGGCGGGCCTGGTGCAGCGGGTGCTGGGCTGA
- the uvrA gene encoding excinuclease ABC subunit UvrA codes for MSEPKSAQPMPDAPMIRVRGARTHNLKNIDVDLPRNQLVVITGLSGSGKSSLAFDTLYAEGQRRYVESLSAYARQFLQLMDKPDVDVIEGLSPAISIEQKATSHNPRSTVGTVTEIHDYLRLLYARAGTPFCPDHHLPLEAQSVSQMVDAVLAMTDESRLLVLAPVVRDRKGEFVELFQDLQAQGYVRFRVDGVTVEAPDIPVLKKAEKHDIDVVVDRIKLRHDGADALRQRLAESFEAALRQAEGRALVLNLDTGAETIFSSKFACPICSYSLPELEPRLFSFNSPVGACPSCEGLGQVTVFDPDRVVAFPTLSLASGAVKGWDRRNPYTFSMLEAVAKHYGFDIESPFETLPAEARQVLLYGSGEQELVFSYQGETASGKKRTVKRSHPFEGILNNLQRRFKETDSAAVREDLARYQAAKPCPHCEGSRLRREARHVVLQPADAPDGFKGRPIYEVEHATLREALDYFEGLKLKGAKAEIGDKVVREIGARLRFLNDVGLNYLSLDRSADTLSGGEAQRIRLASQIGSGLTGVMYVLDEPSIGLHQRDNDRLIATLRRLRDLGNSVLVVEHDEDAIRAADHVLDLGPGAGVHGGQIIAQGTPEQVAANPDSLTGRYLSGREKIVVPAQRHSLAAMENPQTLKIINARGNNLKGVTVEIPVGLLTCVTGVSGSGKSTLVNDTLYAAVSKKLYQSHLDPAAHDEIEGLDAFDKVINVDQSPIGRTPRSNPATYTGLFTPIRELFAEMPTARERGYGPGRFSFNVAGGRCEACQGDGVLKVEMHFLPDVYVPCDVCHGKRYNRETLEVLYKGKNITQVLGLTIEDAAAFFSAVPNISRKLQTLLDVGLGYVKLGQSATTLSGGEAQRVKLALELSKRDTGRTLYILDEPTTGLHFADIALLLKVLHQLRDAGNTIVVIEHNLDVIKTADWLIDMGPEGGAGGGQLLLAGTPEDLAAFEGSHTGRYLKPLLTK; via the coding sequence ATGTCCGAGCCCAAATCCGCCCAGCCCATGCCCGACGCGCCGATGATCCGCGTCCGGGGCGCGCGCACCCACAATCTGAAGAACATCGATGTGGACCTGCCGCGCAACCAGCTGGTGGTGATCACCGGGCTGTCCGGATCGGGCAAGTCCAGCCTGGCCTTCGACACGCTGTATGCGGAGGGCCAGCGGCGCTATGTGGAGAGCCTGTCGGCCTACGCGCGCCAGTTCCTGCAGCTGATGGACAAGCCGGACGTGGACGTGATCGAGGGCCTGTCGCCGGCGATCTCGATCGAGCAGAAGGCCACCAGCCACAACCCGCGCTCGACCGTCGGCACGGTGACCGAGATCCACGACTACCTGCGCCTGCTCTACGCCCGCGCCGGCACGCCCTTCTGCCCCGACCACCACCTGCCGCTGGAGGCGCAGAGCGTCAGCCAGATGGTGGACGCGGTGCTGGCGATGACCGACGAGTCGCGCCTGCTGGTGCTGGCGCCGGTGGTGCGCGACCGCAAGGGCGAGTTCGTCGAGCTGTTCCAGGACCTGCAGGCGCAGGGCTATGTGCGCTTCCGCGTCGACGGCGTGACGGTCGAGGCGCCGGACATCCCGGTGCTGAAGAAGGCCGAGAAGCATGACATCGACGTGGTGGTGGACCGCATCAAGCTGCGCCACGACGGCGCCGATGCGCTGCGCCAACGCCTGGCCGAGAGCTTCGAGGCCGCGCTGCGCCAGGCCGAGGGCCGCGCCCTGGTGCTGAACCTGGACACCGGCGCCGAGACCATCTTCTCCAGCAAGTTCGCCTGCCCGATCTGCAGCTACTCGCTGCCGGAGCTGGAGCCGCGCCTGTTCTCGTTCAACTCGCCGGTGGGCGCCTGCCCCAGCTGCGAGGGCCTGGGCCAGGTGACGGTGTTCGATCCGGACCGCGTGGTCGCCTTCCCGACCCTGAGCCTGGCCAGCGGCGCGGTGAAGGGCTGGGACCGCCGCAACCCCTATACCTTCAGCATGCTGGAGGCGGTGGCCAAGCATTACGGCTTCGACATCGAGTCGCCCTTCGAGACCCTGCCCGCCGAGGCGCGCCAGGTGTTGCTCTATGGCTCCGGCGAGCAGGAGCTGGTGTTCAGCTATCAAGGCGAGACCGCCAGCGGCAAGAAGCGCACGGTCAAGCGCTCGCACCCCTTCGAGGGCATCCTGAACAATCTGCAGCGCCGCTTCAAGGAGACCGACTCCGCCGCGGTGCGCGAGGATCTGGCGCGCTACCAGGCCGCCAAGCCCTGCCCGCATTGCGAGGGCTCGCGCCTGCGCCGAGAGGCGCGCCATGTGGTGCTGCAGCCGGCCGATGCGCCGGACGGCTTCAAGGGCCGGCCGATCTACGAGGTCGAGCATGCCACCCTGCGCGAGGCGCTGGACTATTTCGAAGGCCTGAAGCTCAAGGGCGCCAAGGCCGAGATCGGCGACAAGGTGGTGCGCGAGATCGGCGCGCGCCTGCGCTTCCTGAACGATGTGGGCCTGAACTACCTGAGCCTGGACCGCAGCGCCGACACCTTGTCGGGCGGCGAGGCGCAGCGCATCCGCCTGGCCTCGCAGATCGGCTCCGGCCTGACCGGCGTGATGTATGTGCTGGACGAGCCCAGCATCGGCCTGCACCAGCGCGACAACGACCGCCTGATCGCCACCCTGCGCCGGCTGCGCGACCTGGGCAACTCGGTGCTGGTGGTCGAGCATGACGAGGACGCGATCCGCGCCGCCGACCATGTGCTGGACCTCGGCCCCGGCGCCGGCGTGCACGGCGGCCAGATCATCGCCCAGGGCACGCCCGAGCAGGTGGCGGCGAACCCGGATTCGCTGACCGGCCGCTACCTGTCGGGCCGCGAGAAGATCGTGGTGCCGGCCCAGCGCCACAGCCTGGCCGCGATGGAGAACCCGCAGACCCTGAAGATCATCAACGCGCGCGGCAACAACCTGAAGGGCGTGACGGTCGAGATCCCGGTGGGCCTGCTGACCTGCGTGACCGGCGTCTCCGGCTCAGGCAAGAGCACCCTGGTCAACGACACGCTCTATGCCGCGGTCTCGAAGAAGCTCTACCAGAGCCATCTGGACCCGGCCGCGCATGACGAGATCGAGGGCCTGGACGCCTTCGACAAGGTGATCAACGTGGACCAGAGCCCGATCGGCCGCACGCCGCGCAGCAACCCGGCCACCTACACCGGCCTGTTCACGCCGATCCGCGAGCTGTTCGCCGAGATGCCGACCGCGCGCGAGCGCGGCTACGGCCCGGGCCGCTTCAGCTTCAACGTGGCCGGCGGCCGCTGCGAGGCCTGCCAGGGCGACGGCGTGCTGAAGGTGGAGATGCATTTCCTGCCGGACGTCTATGTGCCCTGCGACGTCTGCCATGGCAAGCGCTACAACCGCGAGACCCTGGAGGTGCTCTACAAGGGCAAGAACATCACCCAGGTGCTGGGCCTGACGATCGAGGACGCGGCCGCCTTCTTCAGCGCCGTGCCCAACATCTCGCGCAAGCTGCAAACCCTCTTGGATGTGGGCCTGGGCTATGTGAAGCTGGGCCAGAGCGCGACGACCTTATCCGGCGGCGAGGCGCAGCGCGTCAAGCTGGCGCTGGAGCTCTCCAAGCGCGACACCGGCCGCACGCTCTACATCCTGGACGAGCCGACCACCGGTCTGCATTTCGCCGACATCGCGCTGCTCTTGAAGGTGCTGCATCAGCTGCGCGACGCGGGCAACACCATCGTCGTGATCGAGCACAACCTCGACGTGATCAAGACCGCCGACTGGCTGATCGACATGGGCCCGGAGGGCGGCGCCGGTGGGGGTCAGCTCTTGCTGGCCGGCACGCCGGAGGATCTGGCCGCCTTCGAGGGCAGCCACACCGGGCGCTATCTGAAGCCGCTGCTGACTAAATAG
- a CDS encoding MHFG family PEP-CTERM protein, which produces MSMLAAIALAASGATLPQCSWDRPGVNPFMGDVVAAVDRYKDIPAATRTKLKARMQQRSYDEMVTITRDAIQGKGRYDTSIRDMHFGQGSVCGSVTRAGWTDKMQERGLVYCEDGHCILVPTVCRNVSRITRTQAPQASAPAAAGNVASAAREGEDPQALLEMEPTGAGVAGGGAPSSEPTFSQIAGVTPPSGSVLTPTTSVPGGTPGIGGGGLVPPMGGLDGIPPLPPGTVVPPPVPEPGTWAMMVLGLGALGWVARRRQAKSAAPTAI; this is translated from the coding sequence ATGTCCATGCTCGCCGCCATCGCCTTGGCCGCCTCCGGCGCCACCTTGCCCCAGTGCTCCTGGGATCGTCCAGGGGTCAATCCCTTCATGGGCGATGTGGTCGCGGCCGTGGACCGCTACAAGGACATCCCGGCCGCCACCCGCACCAAGCTCAAGGCGCGCATGCAACAGCGCAGCTACGACGAGATGGTGACGATCACGCGCGACGCGATCCAGGGCAAGGGCCGCTACGACACCTCGATCCGCGACATGCATTTTGGCCAGGGCAGCGTCTGCGGCAGCGTGACGCGCGCCGGCTGGACCGACAAGATGCAGGAGCGCGGCCTGGTCTATTGCGAGGACGGCCATTGCATCCTGGTGCCGACCGTCTGTCGCAATGTCAGCCGCATCACGCGCACCCAGGCGCCGCAGGCCAGCGCGCCGGCCGCCGCGGGCAATGTGGCCTCGGCCGCCCGCGAGGGCGAGGACCCGCAGGCCCTGCTGGAGATGGAGCCGACCGGCGCCGGTGTGGCCGGCGGCGGTGCGCCCTCGAGCGAGCCGACCTTCTCGCAGATCGCCGGCGTCACGCCGCCGAGCGGCAGCGTCCTGACGCCGACCACCAGCGTGCCGGGCGGTACGCCCGGGATCGGCGGCGGTGGCCTGGTGCCGCCGATGGGCGGCCTGGACGGCATCCCGCCGCTGCCGCCCGGCACGGTCGTGCCGCCGCCGGTGCCCGAGCCGGGCACCTGGGCCATGATGGTGCTGGGCCTGGGCGCGCTGGGCTGGGTGGCTCGCCGCCGCCAGGCCAAGAGCGCCGCTCCTACTGCTATTTAG
- a CDS encoding 2-hydroxychromene-2-carboxylate isomerase has protein sequence MSTVVDYYLAPQSPWTYLGHARLCALLAESGAAVRVRPVDLGEVFPVSGGLPLAKRAPQRQAYRLLELQRYSRWLGLPLNPQPRFFPVSADAAARLIIAVDRQDGSAAALKIAGAIMAAVWAEERNIADPEVLAALLTEQGLASARLHEIEAQRPSYAEYTRQAIEAGVFGAPSYVVDGEIFWGQDRLDFLRRRLLGPQA, from the coding sequence ATGAGCACCGTTGTCGACTACTACCTCGCCCCGCAATCGCCCTGGACCTATCTCGGCCACGCGCGCCTGTGCGCCCTGCTGGCCGAGAGCGGCGCCGCGGTGCGGGTGCGGCCGGTCGATCTGGGCGAGGTGTTCCCGGTCTCCGGCGGCCTGCCGCTGGCCAAGCGCGCGCCGCAGCGCCAGGCCTACCGCCTGCTGGAGCTGCAGCGCTACAGCAGATGGCTGGGCCTGCCGCTGAACCCGCAGCCGCGTTTCTTCCCCGTCTCGGCCGATGCCGCGGCGCGCCTGATCATCGCGGTGGACCGGCAGGATGGCAGCGCCGCCGCGCTGAAGATCGCCGGCGCCATCATGGCCGCGGTCTGGGCCGAGGAGCGCAATATCGCCGACCCCGAAGTGCTGGCCGCCCTGCTGACCGAGCAGGGCCTGGCCAGCGCGCGGCTTCACGAGATCGAGGCGCAGCGGCCCAGCTATGCCGAGTACACCCGCCAGGCGATCGAGGCCGGCGTGTTCGGCGCGCCGAGCTATGTGGTGGACGGCGAGATCTTCTGGGGCCAGGACCGGCTCGACTTCCTGCGCCGCCGCCTGCTGGGCCCGCAGGCCTGA
- a CDS encoding response regulator, translated as MPLPTETPRHVLYVEDDRLNIVLMEEVFRRLPPGWTLDCVEDGGQALLAVAERRPDLLLIDMNLPDMNGLELLARLAEQTSQDALPPCVALSADALPEQVQAARAAGFCDYWLKPIDVLRLAQALQDFAPR; from the coding sequence GTGCCCCTACCTACCGAAACCCCGCGCCATGTCCTCTACGTGGAGGACGACCGCCTCAACATCGTGCTGATGGAAGAGGTGTTCCGCCGCCTGCCGCCGGGCTGGACCCTGGACTGCGTCGAGGACGGGGGCCAGGCCTTGCTGGCCGTTGCCGAACGCCGCCCCGACCTGCTGCTGATCGACATGAACCTGCCCGACATGAACGGGCTGGAACTGCTGGCGCGCCTCGCTGAGCAAACAAGCCAAGATGCCCTCCCGCCCTGCGTCGCGCTGTCGGCCGACGCACTGCCCGAGCAGGTGCAGGCCGCGCGCGCGGCGGGCTTTTGCGACTACTGGCTGAAGCCGATCGACGTGCTGCGGCTGGCGCAGGCACTGCAGGACTTCGCGCCGCGCTAG
- a CDS encoding SWIB/MDM2 domain-containing protein — MATAKKAAPAKKAAAPAKKAAPAKKAAAPAKKAAPAKKAAPAKKAAPAKKAAAPAKKRTPNAAFMKAMTPSAALAAIVGAAPLPRTDVTKKVWEYIKKNKLQDEVQKRVIIADAKLKEIFGKAKADMFEMTKLINSHLK, encoded by the coding sequence ATGGCAACTGCGAAGAAGGCCGCGCCCGCCAAGAAGGCGGCAGCTCCGGCCAAGAAGGCCGCTCCGGCCAAGAAGGCGGCAGCTCCGGCCAAGAAGGCCGCGCCGGCGAAGAAGGCAGCCCCCGCTAAGAAGGCTGCACCCGCCAAGAAGGCCGCCGCACCCGCCAAGAAGCGCACTCCCAACGCCGCCTTCATGAAGGCCATGACGCCCAGCGCCGCGCTGGCCGCCATCGTCGGCGCAGCCCCGCTGCCGCGCACCGACGTGACCAAGAAGGTGTGGGAGTACATCAAGAAGAACAAGCTGCAGGACGAGGTGCAGAAGCGCGTCATCATCGCCGACGCCAAGCTGAAGGAGATCTTCGGCAAGGCCAAGGCCGACATGTTCGAGATGACCAAGCTGATCAACAGCCACCTGAAGTGA
- a CDS encoding alpha-hydroxy acid oxidase, translating into MSTTPGLMPLQQIPADVVNLADFEPHARARMSEQAFAYLSGGAADERVLQANRAAWDALRLWPRVLRDLSGGHTRISLLGREWPQPVLLAPIAYQRLAHPDGELASAYAAAAQGAGLILSAQASVPMEPVARAVLDEPGRGPLWFQLYWRDDRVFMAELLRRVEAAGFEALVLTVDAPVHGARDRERRAGFKLPDDVRAVNLGGLKKPLNLAPGQSAMFDGLMPRAATWSTLDWLREHSRLPLLLKGVAHPDDALEAQRRGVAGLIVSNHGGRTLDALPATAELLPVLRAAVGAGFPLLVDGGIRRGTDVLKALCLGADAVLLGRPYVHALAAAGALGVAHALRLLRDELEIAMALSGCRETREAGPQMLWPSRI; encoded by the coding sequence ATGAGTACGACGCCCGGACTCATGCCGCTGCAGCAGATCCCGGCCGACGTCGTCAACCTGGCCGATTTCGAGCCGCATGCGCGCGCGCGCATGAGCGAGCAGGCCTTCGCCTATCTGAGCGGTGGCGCGGCCGATGAGCGAGTGCTGCAGGCCAACCGTGCGGCCTGGGATGCGCTGCGGCTGTGGCCGCGCGTGCTGCGCGACCTCTCGGGCGGGCATACCCGCATCAGCCTGCTGGGGCGCGAATGGCCGCAGCCGGTGCTGCTGGCGCCGATCGCCTATCAGCGCCTGGCCCATCCCGACGGCGAGCTGGCCAGCGCCTATGCCGCCGCGGCGCAGGGCGCCGGCCTGATTCTCAGCGCCCAGGCCAGCGTGCCGATGGAGCCGGTGGCGCGCGCGGTGCTGGACGAGCCGGGCCGCGGTCCGCTGTGGTTCCAGCTCTACTGGCGCGACGACCGCGTCTTCATGGCCGAGCTGCTGCGGCGCGTCGAGGCGGCCGGCTTCGAGGCCCTGGTGCTGACCGTCGATGCGCCGGTGCATGGCGCGCGCGATCGCGAGCGGCGCGCCGGCTTCAAGCTGCCGGACGATGTGCGCGCGGTCAATCTGGGCGGCTTGAAGAAACCGCTGAATCTGGCGCCCGGCCAGAGCGCGATGTTCGACGGCCTGATGCCGCGCGCGGCCACCTGGTCCACCCTGGACTGGCTGCGCGAGCACAGCCGCCTGCCGCTGCTGCTCAAGGGCGTGGCCCATCCGGACGATGCGCTCGAGGCGCAGCGCCGCGGTGTCGCGGGCCTGATCGTGTCGAACCATGGCGGCCGCACGCTCGATGCGCTGCCCGCCACCGCCGAGCTGCTGCCGGTGCTGCGCGCCGCGGTCGGCGCGGGTTTCCCATTGCTGGTCGACGGTGGCATCCGGCGCGGCACCGATGTGCTGAAGGCCCTGTGCCTGGGTGCCGATGCGGTGCTGCTGGGGCGGCCCTATGTGCACGCGCTGGCGGCGGCCGGTGCGCTCGGCGTGGCCCACGCGCTGCGTCTGCTGCGCGACGAACTCGAGATCGCGATGGCCCTCAGCGGCTGCAGGGAAACGCGCGAGGCGGGCCCGCAGATGCTGTGGCCATCGCGGATTTGA